From the Clavibacter phaseoli genome, one window contains:
- a CDS encoding metallophosphoesterase family protein, which yields MTASLVLLSDTHLPKRAKDLPRALWRAIDAADVVVHAGDWVDEPALDAIAARSARLLACWGNNDPAGLRARLPETARAVIEGIRFAVTHETGASTGRERRMDAAFPDADVLVFGHSHIPWDTVTPAGLRLLNPGSPTDRRRQPDFTWMTATADAGRLDVELHRSATRD from the coding sequence GTGACCGCATCGCTCGTGCTCCTCAGCGACACCCACCTCCCGAAGCGCGCGAAGGACCTGCCGCGGGCGCTGTGGCGGGCGATCGACGCCGCCGACGTCGTGGTGCACGCGGGCGACTGGGTCGACGAGCCCGCCCTCGACGCGATCGCGGCGCGCTCGGCCCGGCTCCTCGCATGCTGGGGCAACAACGACCCCGCGGGGCTGCGGGCGCGGCTGCCGGAGACGGCCCGGGCGGTGATCGAGGGGATCCGGTTCGCCGTCACGCACGAGACGGGCGCCTCCACGGGCCGCGAGCGCCGCATGGACGCCGCGTTCCCGGACGCCGACGTGCTCGTCTTCGGCCACAGCCACATCCCCTGGGACACCGTGACGCCCGCGGGCCTCCGCCTCCTCAACCCCGGCTCGCCCACCGACCGCCGCCGCCAGCCGGACTTCACCTGGATGACCGCGACGGCCGACGCGGGGCGGCTCGACGTGGAGCTGCACCGGTCGGCGACGCGCGACTAG
- a CDS encoding DNA polymerase IV: protein MSRQDGSTRRTSDASADDSEATILHIDMDAFFAAVELLERPELRGTPVIVGGSSGRGVVTSATYEARRFGVRSAMPMAQALRLCPQATVIGGHMEKYAHWSRVVMGIFRDVTPLVEPLSIDEAFLDVAGARGLFGSPAEIGAMIRRRVHAETGLTCSVGAASTKFVAKLASTRCKPDGLLVIPAAETLPFLHALPVGALWGVGKTTEESLLRRGLRTVADIADTPLPALQSMLGESAGARLHDLSWGRDPRRVSTHREEKSMGHENTFHDDVTDPDVVRRELLGQATRVAERLRRAGLTARTVSLKLRYSDFRTITRSRTLSEPTDVARRIYDEIRDVYEQVARPGDRVRLVGVRAEQLDDADNRAVALWDADEGWREAERTVDQAAERFGRGAIGPASLLRKPGAKRATVSDPRTEAAARGTLPGHPPD, encoded by the coding sequence ATGAGCAGGCAGGACGGATCGACCAGGCGCACGTCCGACGCGAGCGCGGACGACTCCGAGGCCACCATCCTCCACATCGACATGGACGCGTTCTTCGCCGCCGTCGAGCTGCTCGAGCGGCCGGAGCTGCGCGGAACCCCCGTCATCGTCGGCGGGTCGTCGGGCCGCGGCGTGGTCACGAGCGCCACCTACGAGGCCAGGCGCTTCGGCGTCCGCTCGGCCATGCCCATGGCGCAGGCGCTGCGCCTCTGCCCGCAGGCCACGGTCATCGGCGGCCACATGGAGAAGTACGCGCACTGGTCGCGCGTGGTCATGGGCATCTTCCGCGACGTCACGCCGCTCGTCGAGCCGCTCAGCATCGACGAGGCGTTCCTCGACGTGGCCGGCGCCCGGGGGCTCTTCGGGTCGCCCGCGGAGATCGGCGCGATGATCCGCCGCCGCGTGCACGCCGAGACCGGCCTCACCTGCTCGGTCGGCGCGGCCTCCACCAAGTTCGTCGCCAAGCTCGCCAGCACGCGCTGCAAGCCCGACGGCCTGCTCGTCATCCCCGCGGCCGAGACGCTGCCGTTCCTCCATGCGCTGCCCGTCGGCGCGCTCTGGGGCGTCGGGAAGACCACAGAGGAGTCGCTCCTCCGCCGCGGCCTCCGCACGGTCGCCGACATCGCGGACACCCCGCTGCCCGCCCTGCAGTCGATGCTCGGCGAGTCCGCGGGCGCCCGCCTGCACGACCTCTCCTGGGGGCGGGATCCCCGGCGCGTCAGCACGCACCGCGAGGAGAAGAGCATGGGGCACGAGAACACGTTCCACGACGACGTGACCGATCCCGACGTCGTGCGCCGCGAGCTCCTCGGCCAGGCCACGCGCGTCGCCGAGCGGCTGCGGCGCGCGGGCCTCACCGCCCGCACCGTGTCGCTCAAGCTCCGCTACTCCGACTTCCGCACCATCACGCGGTCCCGCACGCTGTCGGAGCCCACCGACGTCGCGCGTCGCATCTACGACGAGATCCGCGACGTGTACGAGCAGGTCGCGCGTCCGGGCGACCGGGTCCGGCTCGTGGGCGTGCGCGCCGAGCAGCTCGACGACGCCGACAACCGCGCCGTCGCCCTGTGGGACGCGGACGAGGGCTGGCGCGAGGCCGAGCGCACGGTCGACCAGGCGGCGGAGCGCTTCGGCCGCGGCGCCATCGGCCCGGCGTCGCTGCTCCGGAAGCCGGGGGCGAAGCGGGCCACGGTGTCGGATCCGCGCACGGAGGCGGCCGCCCGCGGTACCCTCCCCGGACACCCGCCCGACTGA
- a CDS encoding FAD-binding oxidoreductase, protein MARAALPGRPLSAPEPGSAREPAVPASVGGEWRTARITALEHPTPTTVLLRFDVPDRIPHLPGQHCVVRLRAEDGYTAQRSYSILSAPHEQDVELLMERYEDGEVSGFFADVARVGDEIEMRLPIGGFFVWDGATPAVALGGGTGAVPLVSMVRHARHLGVPHLVRVAVSARTAVDVPCRAELEAAGALIVTTRERHGARGFGRLRAEEVAGLAAGAGVAFVCGSTAFAGGATRLLLDAGVGRDAIRIEQFGPSGE, encoded by the coding sequence GTGGCGCGAGCAGCGCTACCAGGGCGACCGCTGAGCGCGCCGGAGCCCGGGTCCGCGCGCGAGCCCGCCGTCCCGGCCTCCGTCGGCGGCGAGTGGCGGACGGCGAGGATCACCGCGCTCGAGCACCCGACGCCCACGACCGTCCTGCTGCGCTTCGACGTGCCCGACCGGATCCCGCACCTGCCCGGCCAGCACTGCGTCGTCCGGCTGCGCGCGGAGGACGGGTACACGGCCCAGCGCTCGTACTCCATCCTCTCGGCGCCGCACGAGCAGGACGTCGAGCTGCTGATGGAGCGCTACGAGGACGGCGAGGTGAGCGGGTTCTTCGCCGACGTCGCGCGGGTCGGCGACGAGATCGAGATGCGCCTGCCCATCGGCGGCTTCTTCGTCTGGGACGGCGCGACGCCGGCGGTCGCGCTCGGCGGCGGCACGGGCGCGGTGCCGCTCGTGTCGATGGTCCGCCACGCGCGGCACCTCGGCGTCCCGCACCTCGTGCGCGTGGCCGTCTCGGCGCGCACGGCGGTCGACGTCCCGTGCCGCGCGGAGCTCGAGGCCGCAGGCGCGCTCATCGTGACCACGCGTGAGCGGCACGGCGCGCGCGGGTTCGGGCGCCTGCGGGCCGAGGAGGTCGCGGGGCTCGCGGCGGGCGCCGGGGTGGCGTTCGTGTGCGGATCCACGGCGTTCGCGGGCGGCGCGACGCGCCTCCTCCTCGACGCCGGGGTCGGCCGCGACGCGATCCGCATCGAGCAGTTCGGCCCGTCGGGGGAGTGA
- a CDS encoding sulfite oxidase-like oxidoreductase, with protein sequence MTGITRGFVGRPRKGPADRLPPGQYDTQGGWPVLTAEAVPNLPESRWSIAVDGLVERPTTWDWDEAHALPRSEYAGDIHCVTTWTRLDTRFAGVSVDTLLDAAGPLPEARFVLATSHSGYTTNLPLEDLRGGRAWIAWEADGRPLTADHGGPARLLVPHLYFWKSAKWIARLTLLDRDQQGFWERNGYHDRGDPWREQRYQGDR encoded by the coding sequence ATGACCGGCATCACCCGCGGCTTCGTCGGCCGCCCGCGGAAGGGCCCGGCCGACCGGCTCCCGCCCGGCCAGTACGACACCCAGGGCGGCTGGCCCGTCCTCACCGCCGAGGCCGTCCCGAACCTGCCGGAGTCGCGCTGGTCCATCGCCGTCGACGGCCTCGTCGAGCGCCCGACCACCTGGGACTGGGACGAGGCGCACGCGCTGCCGCGCTCCGAGTACGCGGGCGACATCCACTGCGTCACCACGTGGACCCGGCTCGACACGCGCTTCGCGGGCGTGAGCGTCGACACGCTGCTGGACGCCGCTGGCCCGCTCCCGGAGGCGCGCTTCGTCCTCGCGACCTCGCACTCCGGCTACACGACGAACCTCCCGCTCGAGGACCTCCGCGGCGGCCGGGCGTGGATCGCGTGGGAGGCGGACGGCCGCCCGCTCACGGCGGACCACGGCGGACCCGCGCGCCTCCTCGTGCCGCACCTCTACTTCTGGAAGAGCGCGAAGTGGATCGCCCGCCTCACGCTCCTCGACCGCGACCAGCAGGGCTTCTGGGAGCGCAACGGCTACCACGACCGCGGCGACCCGTGGCGCGAGCAGCGCTACCAGGGCGACCGCTGA
- a CDS encoding DUF1697 domain-containing protein, translating into MERSVVLLRGINVGRAKQVPMADLAAALEGLGYLRVRTHLRSGNAVVDHERPSGRGAAVAIEDAVRLATGVTADVHLVPAADFRRIAAGIPFGDVADDPARLLVSFLDRPLDPLPAPPQAAAIAPDLVEVARDAVYSWHPDGVSASRVPLAFWRGLGASVTARNARTVAALVALLDA; encoded by the coding sequence ATGGAGCGATCGGTCGTGCTGCTGCGCGGGATCAACGTCGGACGCGCGAAGCAGGTGCCGATGGCGGATCTCGCCGCGGCGCTCGAGGGGCTCGGCTACCTGCGCGTCCGCACCCACCTGCGGAGCGGCAACGCGGTCGTCGACCACGAGCGGCCGAGCGGCCGCGGCGCCGCGGTGGCGATCGAGGACGCGGTGCGGCTCGCGACAGGCGTGACGGCGGACGTGCACCTCGTCCCCGCGGCCGACTTCCGCCGCATCGCGGCCGGCATCCCGTTCGGCGACGTCGCCGACGACCCCGCCCGCCTCCTCGTCTCCTTCCTCGACCGGCCGCTGGATCCGCTGCCCGCCCCGCCGCAGGCCGCGGCGATCGCCCCCGACCTCGTCGAGGTCGCGCGCGACGCGGTCTACTCCTGGCACCCCGACGGCGTGTCGGCGTCGCGCGTGCCGCTGGCGTTCTGGCGTGGCCTCGGGGCCTCCGTGACGGCGAGGAACGCCCGCACCGTGGCGGCCCTCGTCGCGCTCCTCGACGCGTGA
- the treZ gene encoding malto-oligosyltrehalose trehalohydrolase — MTDDRFDIWAPKARTLALSVGDERLPLAPVGDGWWTLDADRAEALPSGDLDYGYLVDDSDTPLPDPRSRRQPEGVHGRSRTYDPSSFAWTDQAWTGRQLAGAVIYEMHIGTFTPDGTLDSAIDRLDHLVALGVDLVEVLPVNGFNGTHNWGYDGVLWYTVQETYGGPEAYQRFVDACHARGLGVVQDVVYNHLGPSGNYLPEFGPYLHEASANTWGSSLNLDGEDSGPVREYIIDNALMWLGDYHVDALRLDAVHALVDATATHLLEELAVQVDVLSAHVGRPLTLIAESDLNDPKLITSREAHGYGLDAQWSDDFHHAVHVALTGETTGYYEDFASLGALAKVITRGFFHDGTWSSFRGRVHGRPIDRERIPAHRLVVANQNHDQIGNRATGDRLTATLDEGGLALAAVLTLTSPFTPMLFMGEEWGATTPWQFFTSHPEHDLGEATAKGRIEEFAKMGWDESVVPNPQDLSTFQDSKLDWSELYGTEAADSRHARLFGLYGELIRLRRAHPDLTDPRFAEVEVEVHEEARLLVMDRGELSIVVNLSDEERRVPVVGERPALLLATAPGVALGADEVVLPARSAAILGPVADSAEALLA, encoded by the coding sequence ATGACCGACGACCGCTTCGACATCTGGGCCCCGAAAGCCCGCACCCTGGCCCTCTCCGTGGGCGACGAGCGCCTGCCGCTCGCGCCCGTCGGCGACGGCTGGTGGACCCTCGACGCCGACCGCGCCGAGGCCCTGCCCTCCGGCGACCTCGACTACGGCTACCTCGTGGACGACTCCGACACCCCGCTGCCGGACCCGCGCTCGCGTCGCCAGCCCGAGGGCGTCCACGGCCGCTCGCGCACGTACGACCCGTCGTCCTTCGCGTGGACCGACCAGGCGTGGACCGGGCGCCAGCTCGCGGGGGCCGTCATCTACGAGATGCACATCGGGACGTTCACGCCCGACGGCACGCTCGACTCCGCCATCGACAGGCTCGACCACCTCGTGGCGCTCGGCGTGGACCTCGTGGAGGTGCTGCCGGTCAACGGCTTCAACGGCACCCACAACTGGGGCTACGACGGCGTCCTCTGGTACACGGTCCAGGAGACCTACGGCGGACCCGAGGCGTACCAGCGCTTCGTCGACGCGTGCCACGCGCGCGGCCTCGGCGTCGTGCAGGACGTCGTGTACAACCACCTCGGCCCCTCGGGCAACTACCTGCCGGAGTTCGGGCCGTACCTCCACGAGGCGTCGGCCAACACGTGGGGATCCAGCCTCAACCTCGACGGCGAGGACTCCGGTCCCGTGCGCGAGTACATCATCGACAACGCGCTCATGTGGCTCGGCGACTACCACGTCGACGCGCTGCGCCTCGATGCGGTGCACGCGCTCGTCGACGCGACCGCGACGCACCTCCTCGAGGAGCTCGCGGTGCAGGTGGACGTGCTGTCGGCCCACGTCGGCCGCCCGCTCACGCTCATCGCGGAGTCCGACCTCAACGACCCGAAGCTGATCACCTCCCGCGAGGCGCACGGCTACGGGCTCGACGCGCAGTGGAGCGACGACTTCCACCACGCCGTCCACGTCGCGCTCACGGGCGAGACGACCGGGTACTACGAGGACTTCGCGTCGCTCGGGGCGCTCGCCAAGGTCATCACGCGCGGCTTCTTCCACGACGGCACGTGGTCGTCGTTCCGCGGCCGCGTCCACGGCCGGCCGATCGACCGGGAGCGGATCCCCGCGCACCGCCTCGTGGTCGCGAACCAGAACCACGACCAGATCGGCAACCGCGCCACGGGCGACCGCCTCACGGCGACGCTCGACGAGGGCGGGCTCGCGCTGGCCGCGGTCCTCACGCTGACGTCGCCCTTCACGCCGATGCTCTTCATGGGCGAGGAGTGGGGCGCCACCACCCCGTGGCAGTTCTTCACGTCGCACCCGGAGCACGACCTCGGCGAGGCGACCGCGAAGGGCCGCATCGAGGAGTTCGCGAAGATGGGCTGGGACGAGTCGGTCGTGCCGAACCCGCAGGACCTCTCGACCTTCCAGGACTCCAAGCTCGACTGGTCGGAGCTGTACGGGACCGAGGCCGCCGACTCGCGGCACGCCCGCCTGTTCGGCCTGTACGGCGAGCTGATCCGCCTGCGTCGCGCCCACCCCGACCTCACCGACCCCCGCTTCGCCGAGGTCGAGGTCGAGGTGCACGAGGAGGCGCGCCTGCTCGTGATGGACCGCGGCGAGCTGTCCATCGTGGTCAACCTGTCCGACGAGGAGCGCCGCGTGCCCGTCGTGGGCGAGCGTCCCGCGCTGCTGCTCGCGACCGCGCCGGGCGTCGCGCTGGGCGCCGACGAGGTCGTGCTGCCCGCGCGCTCGGCCGCGATCCTCGGCCCGGTGGCGGACTCCGCGGAGGCGTTGCTGGCCTGA
- a CDS encoding UDP-glucose dehydrogenase family protein — MRISVIGCGYLGTVHAACMSRLGHDVVAIDVDQAKIASLQSGVAPFFEPGLPELLTEQLATGRLRFTTDIAEAAGARVHFIAVGTPQKRGENAADLTYVDAAVDALIPHLADGDLVAGKSTVPVGTARRLAERIEGRVPGATLMWNPEFLREGFAVEDTLTPDRFVYGLPAGDAGEAARTTLDEVYATALGTGTARVTTDYETAELVKVSANAFLATKISFINAMAEVCEATGADVTQLADAIGYDDRIGRRFLNAGVGFGGGCLPKDIRAFMARAGELGADQALTFLREVDSINMRRRVRAVDVAREVCGGSLLGRNVAVLGLAFKPESDDVRDSPALSISAQLQLQGARVLATDPYANENSRRRFPELTYVDTWQEAARDADVVMLLTEWKQYRAIDPAELKAIVSTPVIVDGRNCLDPVAWRAAGWRYRGMGRP, encoded by the coding sequence GTGCGCATATCTGTCATCGGCTGCGGCTACCTCGGCACCGTCCACGCGGCCTGCATGAGCCGCCTCGGGCACGACGTCGTCGCGATCGACGTCGACCAGGCCAAGATCGCGTCGCTCCAGTCCGGCGTCGCCCCGTTCTTCGAGCCGGGCCTGCCGGAGCTCCTCACCGAGCAGCTCGCTACCGGCCGCCTCCGGTTCACCACCGACATCGCCGAGGCCGCCGGGGCGCGCGTGCACTTCATCGCGGTTGGCACCCCGCAGAAGCGCGGCGAGAACGCGGCCGACCTGACCTACGTCGACGCAGCGGTGGACGCCCTCATCCCCCACCTCGCCGACGGCGACCTCGTGGCGGGCAAGTCCACGGTGCCCGTCGGCACGGCCAGGCGCCTCGCCGAGCGCATCGAGGGGCGCGTCCCCGGCGCGACGCTCATGTGGAACCCGGAGTTCCTGCGCGAGGGCTTCGCCGTCGAGGACACGCTCACGCCCGACCGCTTCGTCTACGGCCTGCCCGCGGGCGACGCCGGCGAGGCCGCGCGGACGACGCTCGACGAGGTGTACGCGACGGCCCTCGGCACCGGCACCGCCCGGGTCACGACCGACTACGAGACGGCCGAGCTCGTGAAGGTGTCCGCCAACGCGTTCCTCGCGACCAAGATCTCCTTCATCAACGCCATGGCGGAGGTGTGCGAGGCCACCGGCGCCGACGTCACGCAGCTCGCGGACGCCATCGGCTACGACGACCGCATCGGCCGCCGGTTCCTCAACGCGGGGGTCGGCTTCGGCGGCGGCTGCCTCCCGAAGGACATCCGCGCGTTCATGGCGCGCGCGGGCGAGCTCGGCGCCGACCAGGCGCTCACCTTCCTCCGCGAGGTCGACTCCATCAACATGCGCCGTCGCGTGCGCGCGGTCGACGTGGCGCGCGAGGTGTGCGGCGGATCCCTGCTCGGCCGCAACGTCGCCGTGCTGGGCCTCGCCTTCAAGCCGGAGTCGGACGACGTGCGCGACTCCCCCGCGCTCAGCATCTCCGCGCAGCTGCAGCTGCAGGGCGCGCGCGTGCTCGCGACGGATCCGTACGCGAACGAGAACTCGCGCCGCCGCTTCCCCGAGCTCACCTACGTCGACACCTGGCAGGAGGCGGCGCGCGACGCCGACGTCGTCATGCTGCTCACCGAGTGGAAGCAGTACCGGGCCATCGACCCCGCGGAGCTCAAGGCCATCGTGTCGACTCCCGTGATCGTCGACGGCCGCAACTGCCTCGACCCCGTCGCGTGGCGCGCCGCCGGGTGGCGCTACCGCGGCATGGGCCGGCCCTAG
- a CDS encoding oxygenase MpaB family protein: protein MHVSRFADRWKSHILETFSADSEGRPQWIQDLEDGEDAGWFGPGSAVWAVHGGMPTLVAGIRALLMQTLHPGAMAGVHDWSRYREDPLGRLAGTVRWVITTSFGDRDTAVDVSRRVRGYHRKVQGTFVDGLGVERPYSANDPDLLSWVHIVFTDAFLSTHMQWGPPIPGGPDRYVAEWAKAGELMGVEAPPRSHAELHAQIDAFHDQGLLRADERTRETISFLREPPLRASMLPAYRVLFAGAVASLEPRYRELLGLDRASFGPFPLPALASTRVMLGVAGRVMGDQSTSHEAALKRIARLEGRSSASPSDADAVAEPCPGRGDDAGHRAQPAA from the coding sequence GTGCACGTGAGCAGATTCGCGGACCGCTGGAAGTCCCACATCCTGGAGACCTTCTCCGCGGACTCCGAGGGGCGCCCGCAGTGGATCCAGGACCTGGAGGACGGCGAGGACGCCGGCTGGTTCGGCCCCGGATCCGCCGTCTGGGCCGTGCACGGCGGCATGCCGACGCTCGTGGCCGGGATCCGCGCCCTCCTCATGCAGACGCTGCACCCGGGCGCCATGGCCGGGGTCCACGACTGGTCGCGCTACCGCGAGGACCCGCTCGGCCGCCTCGCCGGCACCGTGCGCTGGGTCATCACCACCTCGTTCGGCGACCGGGACACCGCCGTCGACGTGAGCCGGCGCGTGCGCGGCTACCACCGGAAGGTGCAGGGCACGTTCGTCGACGGCCTCGGCGTCGAGCGCCCCTACAGCGCGAACGACCCCGACCTGCTCTCCTGGGTGCACATCGTCTTCACCGACGCGTTCCTCAGCACGCACATGCAGTGGGGGCCGCCGATCCCGGGAGGGCCCGACCGGTACGTGGCCGAGTGGGCGAAGGCGGGCGAGCTCATGGGCGTGGAGGCGCCGCCGCGCTCGCACGCCGAGCTGCACGCGCAGATCGACGCGTTCCACGACCAGGGCCTCCTCCGCGCCGACGAGCGCACCCGCGAGACGATCTCCTTCCTCCGCGAGCCGCCCCTGCGCGCGTCCATGCTCCCGGCCTACCGCGTGCTCTTCGCCGGGGCCGTGGCCTCGCTCGAGCCCAGGTACCGAGAGCTCCTCGGGCTCGACAGGGCGTCGTTCGGCCCCTTCCCGCTGCCGGCGCTCGCCTCGACCCGCGTGATGCTCGGGGTCGCCGGACGCGTGATGGGCGACCAGTCGACGAGCCACGAGGCCGCGCTCAAGCGCATCGCGCGGCTGGAGGGCAGGTCGAGCGCGTCGCCGTCCGACGCCGACGCCGTCGCCGAGCCGTGCCCCGGGCGCGGCGACGACGCCGGGCACCGCGCCCAGCCCGCGGCCTGA
- a CDS encoding GNAT family N-acetyltransferase, producing the protein MTPATRDLVPADLAWMVPLNNAAVPAVPPMDAASLGEVLGHADLAIAVVDADAPGATPVGMLLAMQPGGAYDSPNYRWFAERGVDGLYVDRIVVADGHRGSRLGQVLYARVFGEARRSGRAAVTCEVNTLPPNPGSLAFHGRLGFVRLAEVVDPDGLHAVAMLSAPVDPDPSDSSAR; encoded by the coding sequence GTGACCCCCGCCACCCGCGACCTCGTGCCCGCCGACCTCGCCTGGATGGTGCCGCTCAACAACGCGGCCGTGCCCGCGGTCCCGCCCATGGACGCCGCGTCGCTCGGCGAGGTGCTCGGCCACGCCGACCTCGCGATCGCCGTCGTCGACGCGGACGCGCCCGGCGCGACGCCCGTCGGCATGCTCCTCGCGATGCAGCCGGGCGGCGCCTACGACAGCCCGAACTACCGCTGGTTCGCGGAGCGCGGGGTCGACGGCCTCTACGTCGACCGGATCGTGGTCGCCGATGGCCACCGCGGGAGCCGGCTCGGCCAGGTCCTCTACGCCCGCGTCTTCGGCGAGGCCCGGCGCAGCGGGCGCGCGGCCGTCACGTGCGAGGTCAACACGCTCCCGCCGAACCCCGGGTCGCTCGCCTTCCACGGCCGGCTCGGCTTCGTCCGCCTCGCCGAGGTCGTCGACCCGGACGGGCTGCACGCGGTCGCCATGCTGTCCGCTCCCGTGGATCCGGATCCGTCCGACTCGTCCGCGCGCTGA